The genomic region TTCCTACTCGGGTGCGCAAGGCATCAACATCCACCGATGGATCAGTCAAGTCAATACCATCAATCTCTACACTGCCCTTGGTGGGATGTTCAAGCAGGTTGCAACAGCGCAGTAGCGTTGATTTACCACTCCCTGATGGCCCGATAATGCACACCACTTGACCGGGATGAACAGCTAAGTCAACGCCCTTTAGGACTTCGTTATGCCCGTAGGTTTTATGCAGATCTTTTAGGTTTACACGAGGTACCGCGTTGTCTGCCACGGTTAAGGGCTGATCAGGTGATTGAGGAGATTCAGAGTCCATTAAGCTGCCCTTTTATGCTTTTCCAGCGGGGTCATATCGGGATTCATTCGTACTTCGAGCCAGTTTGCAATACGGGTCATCGGGATGGTGATGAGCAGGTAGCACAGCCCGGCAGCGACCACCGCTGAGTAGTTCCCGGACTGTTGGGCGAACTCGCTCCCCACTCGGTACAAATCTCGTCCACCAATCGCAAGTCCAAGCACGAAAATCAAACTTGAATCTTTCGTGATTGCGATGAACTCATTGGTGAGTGGCGGAATAATCTTGCGGAACGCTTGGGGAATAACAATCAGGCGCATCGTCTGCCCAGCACTCATGCCAAGTGACCGCGCAGCCTCACTCTGGCCAGCATCAACGGCCTGGATACCAGCCCGAAAAATCTCCGCACAATACGCCATACACACCAATCCCAACGCAATGATCGCAGCAATCATTTGGTTACGTCCCCACGGGGCACCCCCGATGGGAGAGAGCGCGAGCGGTACCCCAAGACCGACCAGGCTGATCGTTACAACCGCGGGCAATCCACGAAATAAGTCAACATACAAACGGGCCGGCCAACGGAAAAACCAATGGCGGCTTATCCCCAAAAGCCCGAGCACCAAGCCACCCAGTATGCCCAGACAGAACGCGCCGAATGACACGATAAGGGTAATCCGCATCCCTTCAGTCAAGAGCGGACCAATGACATTGGCGAACTCGGTCGGGTTAAAAAAACTATTGATAAGGCTTGGTTCGTTGCCACCTTGGGCAAGTAACGGTGATAGATCGGCCATAGGTCCTCTAGTCGGTGGGGTTATTCAGACGGTGACTCAGAGGCAGCGCCTTTGAAATACGTAGAGTAAATCGTGTCGTACTCCCCCGACTCTTTAAGCGCGTCAATAGCCATATCGATTCCGGTGACGAGGGCGTCATTGCCCTTTTGAACGGCGATACCGTAGGATTCACCCGTATCAATCGTTTCGACAATCTTGCCGTTGCCCAAGGCTTCTTGTTCAGCGGTCACGGTCTTATCATTGATAACCGCATCGATCTGACCCGCGGTTAATGCTTGAAATGCGGCACCTGTTGTTGGGAATGATTGGATAGAAGCATCGGTGACATGTTCTTTTGCCCACAGTTCACCCGTCGTGCCTGCCGCTACGCCCACCCGGAGATCGGCGGTCAAATCATTGACTCCCTTCAATGTTGAGTCACTCGCGACTAAGAGGCTTTGGTCGGCATTAAAATACGGTTTAGAGAAGGCAACCGTTTCTTTACGCTCATCAGTAATGGTAATGGCACTTACACCCAAGGTTTGTTGGCCACTTTGAACTTGCGGAATAACCGTGTCAAAACCAATATTCGTGATCTGTGGTTCTGGTGCACAGAGCTTTTTAGCAATGGCGTTCACCAAGTCAATATCAAACCCACTTGGTTTACCATCTTCGACAAACTCAAATGGTTCAAAGTCAAGTGAACTGGCCACAAACAGACCGTCTTTAATCTTCATTTCTTCAAGTGAGGGTGCACCGTCTAAACAAGCGGTGGTATCTCCCGAACTCGACCCTGAAGGAGTTGCAGTACCTTCTGATGCTCCATTGGAACCTCCACTGCATGCACTTGCAACCAGTGCCAGTGTTGTGAATGCCACCAGGTACGTTGTTGCCTTTATCATCATGTCCTACCTATCGCCGTTTGGGTGTATCGTTAAAATGTTCTCAGCAATGTCTTGCATGGTGCAACGTTTATTCATCGCTTGTGTTCGAATAAATGCAAAGGCCTCTTCTTCACCCATATCAGTCATTTGCATGAGATGCCCTTTGGCCCGTTCGATGAGCTTTCGTGCGGTGAGTTTGTTCTCCAGATCTTGGACTTGCGCGTTGAGTCCCTGCATAT from Stomatohabitans albus harbors:
- a CDS encoding basic amino acid ABC transporter substrate-binding protein, with translation MMIKATTYLVAFTTLALVASACSGGSNGASEGTATPSGSSSGDTTACLDGAPSLEEMKIKDGLFVASSLDFEPFEFVEDGKPSGFDIDLVNAIAKKLCAPEPQITNIGFDTVIPQVQSGQQTLGVSAITITDERKETVAFSKPYFNADQSLLVASDSTLKGVNDLTADLRVGVAAGTTGELWAKEHVTDASIQSFPTTGAAFQALTAGQIDAVINDKTVTAEQEALGNGKIVETIDTGESYGIAVQKGNDALVTGIDMAIDALKESGEYDTIYSTYFKGAASESPSE
- a CDS encoding amino acid ABC transporter permease, with product MADLSPLLAQGGNEPSLINSFFNPTEFANVIGPLLTEGMRITLIVSFGAFCLGILGGLVLGLLGISRHWFFRWPARLYVDLFRGLPAVVTISLVGLGVPLALSPIGGAPWGRNQMIAAIIALGLVCMAYCAEIFRAGIQAVDAGQSEAARSLGMSAGQTMRLIVIPQAFRKIIPPLTNEFIAITKDSSLIFVLGLAIGGRDLYRVGSEFAQQSGNYSAVVAAGLCYLLITIPMTRIANWLEVRMNPDMTPLEKHKRAA